A portion of the Deltaproteobacteria bacterium genome contains these proteins:
- a CDS encoding hydrogenase iron-sulfur subunit codes for MTFNTHNDRPKMLIFACKWCGLIGADGAGKKRMQLPAQFRVIPVECAALVEPDALIRALASGISGVAVMGCHLGGCRFNHANHAALKRLELLKTLLDATGIGGKRLLISFGTSHEDYQYTEVVKTFFEELQSLPSTSSWMFPPIW; via the coding sequence ATGACTTTTAATACACACAATGATCGTCCAAAGATGCTGATTTTTGCATGCAAGTGGTGCGGTCTGATCGGGGCTGATGGTGCGGGAAAAAAGAGAATGCAACTTCCCGCACAGTTCCGGGTCATCCCGGTGGAGTGCGCAGCGCTGGTCGAACCGGATGCCCTCATCCGGGCATTAGCAAGCGGAATCAGCGGGGTGGCGGTGATGGGCTGCCATCTTGGGGGGTGCCGGTTTAATCATGCGAACCATGCGGCATTGAAACGCCTGGAACTCCTGAAAACACTTCTGGATGCCACCGGTATCGGAGGAAAGAGACTGTTGATCAGCTTCGGAACGTCCCATGAAGATTATCAGTACACAGAGGTCGTCAAAACATTCTTTGAAGAATTGCAGTCATTGCCTTCCACAAGCTCGTGGATGTTTCCGCCAATATGGTGA
- a CDS encoding 4Fe-4S binding protein, with protein sequence MKGRDTFPGLVIGGGVAGIGAALDLAGTGHAVHLVERSRYLGGQVAKLDKLYPTDHCAFCPLWTDIKRLKEHPLVTVHTCTEVKELKSIEDHLCAIMVRKVPVIDESLCVFCGKCPRECPLDAIHSMGEHIYPPFYRINQDVCNKCDRCVKICPTAAIDFQRTDETFELMVDHVIWASGFTEVDLTPLPEFGFGTHPDIMTSLEFEEWTAEAGINKGGIIKKSNRSIPRNIAFIQCAGARDQRMLSYCSAVCCMHALKQAQWVKRRSPEIHCVVFYTDLRTVGRDYYEYSLRDFSGSRVRLIRGRPSLIYPLPGSDGIAVKFENTMTQKREIWKFDMVVLNGNIRSSLTATDNEKYHLPALTGDGFVNPGADDISRFACGFSMEPADVAESVIQASSAAIKALLANRDG encoded by the coding sequence ATGAAAGGCAGGGACACATTTCCTGGGCTGGTTATTGGTGGTGGTGTTGCGGGAATCGGCGCGGCTCTTGACCTGGCCGGTACCGGTCACGCCGTACATCTGGTCGAAAGAAGCCGTTACTTAGGCGGCCAGGTTGCGAAACTGGACAAACTCTATCCTACGGATCACTGTGCATTTTGTCCGTTGTGGACGGACATCAAACGATTGAAGGAACATCCTTTGGTCACGGTCCATACGTGCACCGAGGTCAAAGAGCTCAAGAGCATTGAAGACCACCTTTGTGCGATCATGGTGAGAAAAGTTCCTGTCATTGATGAAAGCCTGTGCGTTTTCTGCGGGAAGTGTCCAAGAGAATGTCCTCTCGATGCTATTCATTCCATGGGAGAGCATATCTATCCTCCTTTTTACCGGATTAATCAGGATGTCTGTAATAAGTGCGACAGATGTGTGAAAATATGCCCGACTGCCGCCATCGATTTTCAAAGGACAGACGAAACGTTTGAACTCATGGTTGATCATGTTATATGGGCCTCCGGTTTTACGGAAGTTGATTTGACACCGCTTCCGGAATTCGGTTTCGGAACCCATCCGGACATCATGACATCACTGGAGTTTGAGGAATGGACAGCAGAAGCAGGAATCAATAAAGGGGGCATTATAAAAAAATCAAATCGGTCAATTCCCCGCAACATTGCCTTCATCCAATGTGCAGGCGCAAGGGATCAGAGGATGCTTTCGTATTGTTCGGCGGTCTGCTGCATGCATGCCCTCAAGCAGGCCCAATGGGTGAAAAGGAGAAGCCCGGAGATTCATTGCGTTGTTTTTTATACCGATCTGCGTACAGTGGGACGTGATTATTATGAATACTCCCTTCGGGATTTTAGCGGAAGCCGAGTAAGACTCATACGGGGGAGACCTTCTCTGATTTATCCTCTGCCCGGCAGTGACGGAATCGCGGTAAAGTTTGAAAACACCATGACCCAGAAACGGGAAATCTGGAAATTCGATATGGTGGTCTTAAATGGCAACATCAGATCTTCCCTGACCGCGACAGATAATGAAAAATATCATTTACCTGCACTCACAGGAGATGGTTTTGTCAATCCGGGAGCCGATGATATTTCCCGGTTTGCCTGCGGATTTTCCATGGAACCGGCGGATGTGGCGGAATCCGTCATCCAGGCGTCTTCAGCCGCCATCAAAGCACTTCTTGCAAACAGGGACGGGTAG
- a CDS encoding FAD-dependent oxidoreductase, with translation MPGIAVFLCRCFGEIDRVIDLDSLQKNLEKDHSIVFSSIIDSLCLADDIKKAASRIQECGAEKVLIGGCSFLGRGSTIVDGLTHEGINRSDIGMVDMREACAWIHTDNPGMATQKAWNLIRMEIEALHYRQVSDDVTIKVCPEAMIVGAGPAGLSAAWSLARLGFKVHLLERGSSPGGMLNLISRTYPLDENSRDKIKKYSEDVEKSPLISFYPKAKILSVRGFAGDFKVRISAPAGEIRFRVGAVILATGARVLLPYDLYRYGKLKHVITQMELERQFIKNSVQINTAVFIQCVGARNHDRPYCATICCPSSLKNAMRIRDENPSAQVFILHRDIMTPGSVLEAYYRKALAKGVQFIRFEETDPPEIMGNEHVEAVEVFDIINGMKRKLDTGLVVLSTPLVPNDDNVNLAEMFGLQLDRYGFFSEIYPLHPLETRMDGVFICGSARWPVSSDQAMMQGEGAAVKAASLLGRETVSALSLSRVPGEKFGHASVNAESCTGCGNCVAVCPFDACRLQKMGRKSISRVNKMRCKACGNCVSVCPNGTVQLPEHHYRVVGAMIKRAFGE, from the coding sequence ATGCCGGGGATTGCCGTTTTCTTATGCAGATGTTTCGGAGAAATCGACCGTGTGATCGATCTCGATTCATTGCAGAAAAATTTGGAGAAAGACCACTCCATCGTTTTTTCCTCCATTATCGACTCCCTTTGTCTGGCAGATGACATTAAAAAAGCAGCCTCCCGAATCCAGGAGTGCGGTGCAGAGAAGGTATTGATTGGCGGCTGTTCTTTCCTGGGGAGAGGAAGTACGATCGTTGACGGTTTGACCCATGAAGGGATCAATCGCTCAGATATCGGCATGGTTGACATGAGAGAGGCATGTGCCTGGATTCACACAGATAATCCGGGAATGGCAACCCAGAAGGCATGGAACCTGATCCGGATGGAGATCGAAGCCCTTCATTACAGGCAGGTTTCAGATGACGTAACGATAAAGGTGTGTCCTGAGGCCATGATTGTCGGCGCCGGGCCCGCCGGGCTGTCTGCCGCCTGGTCCCTGGCGCGATTAGGCTTCAAGGTGCACCTGCTGGAAAGAGGGTCCAGCCCCGGAGGTATGCTCAATCTGATCTCCCGCACGTATCCATTGGACGAAAATTCCCGGGATAAAATAAAGAAATATTCTGAGGACGTAGAAAAATCACCTCTCATTTCATTTTATCCGAAAGCAAAGATCCTGTCTGTCAGGGGTTTCGCGGGTGATTTCAAGGTACGCATCTCTGCACCTGCAGGAGAAATAAGGTTCAGGGTAGGAGCCGTCATTTTGGCGACTGGTGCGAGAGTTTTGCTTCCCTACGACCTTTACCGATATGGAAAGCTGAAACATGTGATCACCCAGATGGAGTTGGAAAGGCAATTCATCAAGAATTCTGTTCAGATCAATACAGCCGTATTTATTCAGTGTGTCGGTGCGAGGAATCATGACCGGCCTTATTGTGCGACCATATGCTGTCCATCGAGTTTAAAAAATGCCATGAGGATCAGGGATGAAAATCCGTCCGCCCAGGTATTTATCCTCCATCGCGATATTATGACGCCCGGCAGTGTTTTGGAAGCTTATTACAGAAAGGCCCTTGCGAAAGGGGTGCAGTTTATCCGGTTTGAAGAGACAGATCCCCCTGAAATCATGGGAAATGAACATGTGGAGGCTGTGGAGGTTTTCGATATCATCAATGGGATGAAGAGGAAGCTCGATACCGGTCTGGTGGTCCTCAGTACGCCTCTTGTTCCCAATGACGATAACGTAAATCTGGCCGAAATGTTCGGTTTGCAACTGGACCGTTACGGCTTCTTCTCGGAAATCTATCCTCTCCATCCTCTGGAAACACGGATGGACGGTGTTTTTATCTGCGGCTCCGCCAGATGGCCCGTATCATCCGATCAGGCAATGATGCAGGGAGAAGGCGCTGCTGTTAAAGCCGCGTCTCTTTTAGGGAGGGAAACCGTTTCGGCATTGTCCTTAAGCCGCGTTCCCGGGGAGAAATTCGGCCATGCTTCCGTCAATGCCGAGTCATGCACTGGGTGCGGGAATTGTGTAGCCGTCTGTCCCTTTGATGCGTGCCGTCTCCAGAAGATGGGAAGAAAATCCATCAGTAGAGTAAACAAGATGCGTTGCAAAGCCTGTGGCAACTGTGTGTCCGTCTGCCCCAACGGGACAGTTCAATTGCCGGAACACCATTACCGGGTGGTAGGGGCGATGATTAAACGGGCGTTCGGGGAATGA
- the fdhF gene encoding formate dehydrogenase subunit alpha, giving the protein MNPEFIRTICPYCGTGCGLLMKVEDGRVVGTYPDREHPVSRGALCIKGWFAHEFIHHPDRLKTPLVRIGDRFEEISWDEAIPLAAEKLKSIAGRYGGDAVGGLCSAKCTNEENYLFQKIIRMAFKTNNVDHCARLCHAPTAAGMAQTTGSGAMTNSISDLAGAGCILIIGSNAAESHPIIMGEIYKAADRGGKLIVVDPRATAVAQNANMHLAINPGTDIPLLCGMMRHIIDAKLQDTEFIRERMDGFEELKNFLQSWPLERAAGECGIDEGQIRKVAEVYAKAKDAAIVYCMGITQHACGTANVHAVCDLAMLCGKIGKTYSGVYPLRGQNNVQGACDMGGLPNVYPGYQSVSDPAVQEKFQKAWGKELSGKPGLTVTEMIGSAGKEIRAIYMMAENPALSDPDVNHVLESLNKLDFLIVQDIFLTETAKFAHLVLPASCFAEKTGTYTNTERRFQLLRHVVDPPGEARGDFEILCLLANALGLDFPYNHPGEVMEEVASLVPAYGGVRFDRLERAGLQWPCPDPGHPGTQFLHEHKFTRGKGLFVVPQYTPPYEKPDEEYPYYLNTGRMFAHYHTGTMTRRSPFLNRELEGPYAEINPEDAMQAGIREGDRIRITSRRGSIVTAARITERVARGCIFAPFHFTEARANILTNPVLDPISKIPEFKVCAVKVEKEPYEEQAR; this is encoded by the coding sequence ATGAATCCTGAGTTTATCAGAACTATCTGTCCCTATTGCGGAACCGGCTGCGGCCTGCTCATGAAGGTCGAGGATGGAAGGGTTGTCGGAACCTACCCGGACAGGGAACACCCTGTGAGCCGCGGCGCCCTCTGCATCAAGGGCTGGTTTGCTCACGAATTCATTCATCACCCCGACCGATTGAAAACTCCCCTCGTAAGAATTGGAGACCGGTTTGAGGAGATCTCATGGGATGAAGCCATACCCCTGGCGGCTGAGAAACTGAAGAGCATTGCCGGACGTTACGGTGGGGATGCCGTCGGCGGGCTGTGTTCCGCCAAGTGTACCAATGAGGAGAACTACCTCTTCCAGAAGATAATCCGGATGGCATTCAAGACCAATAATGTCGATCACTGCGCACGCCTCTGTCACGCTCCCACTGCCGCGGGTATGGCCCAGACAACGGGCAGCGGGGCAATGACAAACTCCATCTCCGATCTGGCGGGAGCCGGGTGTATTCTGATAATCGGTTCCAATGCGGCGGAAAGCCACCCCATCATCATGGGCGAAATCTATAAAGCGGCGGATCGTGGCGGAAAGCTGATTGTCGTCGATCCCCGTGCGACAGCGGTTGCTCAGAATGCGAATATGCATCTGGCCATCAATCCCGGGACGGATATTCCCCTCTTATGCGGCATGATGAGGCACATCATCGATGCGAAACTGCAAGATACGGAATTCATTCGGGAAAGGATGGATGGATTTGAGGAACTTAAAAACTTCCTCCAATCCTGGCCGTTGGAACGGGCTGCGGGAGAATGCGGTATTGACGAGGGGCAAATCAGAAAAGTTGCGGAGGTCTATGCAAAGGCCAAGGATGCCGCTATCGTCTATTGCATGGGAATTACCCAGCACGCCTGCGGAACGGCGAATGTCCATGCCGTCTGTGATCTCGCCATGCTCTGCGGCAAAATCGGCAAGACATATTCCGGTGTCTATCCCCTCCGCGGTCAGAACAATGTTCAGGGCGCCTGCGATATGGGGGGACTGCCGAATGTCTATCCGGGATACCAAAGCGTCAGTGATCCGGCCGTTCAGGAAAAATTTCAGAAGGCCTGGGGAAAAGAGCTTTCCGGCAAGCCGGGATTGACCGTAACGGAAATGATCGGCTCTGCCGGGAAGGAGATCCGGGCGATTTACATGATGGCGGAAAACCCCGCATTGAGCGATCCCGATGTCAACCACGTGCTGGAATCGCTGAATAAACTGGATTTTCTGATCGTCCAGGACATCTTCCTGACGGAGACCGCAAAATTTGCCCATCTGGTTTTACCTGCGTCATGTTTTGCGGAAAAAACGGGAACATACACAAACACGGAAAGACGGTTCCAGCTTTTAAGACATGTGGTTGATCCTCCGGGTGAGGCAAGGGGAGATTTTGAGATTCTCTGTCTCCTTGCCAATGCCCTGGGGCTCGATTTCCCATACAACCATCCGGGTGAGGTAATGGAGGAAGTCGCTTCGCTGGTACCCGCCTATGGAGGTGTTCGCTTTGACAGACTGGAGCGGGCAGGCCTGCAGTGGCCATGTCCCGATCCGGGCCATCCGGGAACACAGTTTCTCCACGAGCACAAATTTACCCGGGGCAAGGGGTTGTTTGTTGTGCCGCAATACACACCGCCCTATGAAAAACCGGATGAGGAGTATCCGTATTATCTCAACACAGGGAGGATGTTTGCCCATTATCATACCGGAACGATGACGCGCCGTTCCCCCTTTCTCAACAGAGAATTGGAAGGGCCTTATGCGGAGATCAATCCCGAAGATGCGATGCAGGCAGGCATAAGAGAAGGCGACAGAATCAGGATAACCAGCAGGCGAGGGAGTATTGTCACCGCTGCCAGAATTACGGAAAGGGTTGCCAGGGGATGTATTTTTGCACCCTTCCACTTTACGGAAGCGAGGGCCAATATCCTGACGAATCCCGTTCTGGACCCTATCTCCAAGATACCGGAATTCAAAGTGTGTGCTGTAAAGGTGGAAAAGGAACCGTATGAAGAACAGGCAAGATAA
- a CDS encoding 4Fe-4S binding protein: MLDNVKNIARSVLTEKQADGVLGLIKGKWDIIQPYIFENPGQADALVIEPKWLLAKMAMTILRSSPEGYRLAVISRGCDERALTELVKRNQIEKDRLLTIGIACSGEQASACLCQRPYPEKLDAGESVAGVDPFQDDIVRELLVGDGPARMEKWANLLKRCIKCYGCRNSCPICVCIPCKLEDEVWVETGVIPAEMMAYHLIRAFHLSDTCVACGACQDACPVNIPLLALQLSMREALRKTYGYEAGLDTEKRSPILYDLYKEPATDQILPDWVNTLGKDNES; the protein is encoded by the coding sequence ATGTTGGACAACGTAAAAAACATAGCGAGATCCGTTCTGACGGAAAAGCAGGCCGACGGAGTCCTCGGCTTGATAAAGGGCAAATGGGATATTATCCAGCCCTATATCTTCGAAAATCCCGGACAGGCAGATGCTCTTGTCATAGAACCCAAGTGGCTTCTGGCAAAAATGGCAATGACTATTTTACGGTCTTCCCCGGAAGGTTACAGGCTGGCAGTTATTTCGAGGGGCTGCGATGAAAGGGCACTGACGGAACTGGTAAAAAGAAACCAGATTGAGAAGGATCGGCTGCTCACCATCGGGATTGCCTGCAGCGGCGAACAGGCGTCGGCCTGTCTCTGTCAGCGGCCATACCCGGAAAAGCTGGATGCCGGAGAATCCGTGGCCGGGGTCGATCCGTTCCAGGATGATATCGTACGGGAATTGCTTGTCGGAGACGGCCCGGCAAGAATGGAAAAATGGGCAAACCTTCTCAAGAGGTGTATCAAGTGTTATGGATGCCGGAATTCCTGCCCCATCTGTGTCTGCATACCCTGCAAACTGGAGGATGAAGTCTGGGTCGAAACAGGGGTGATCCCGGCGGAGATGATGGCGTATCACCTGATCCGGGCGTTTCATCTGTCGGACACCTGTGTGGCCTGCGGGGCCTGCCAGGACGCCTGTCCGGTCAATATCCCGCTTCTCGCCCTGCAGCTATCCATGCGAGAGGCGCTCCGTAAAACCTATGGTTACGAGGCAGGGCTCGATACTGAAAAGAGATCACCCATCCTTTACGATTTGTACAAAGAGCCCGCAACGGACCAAATACTACCGGACTGGGTTAACACTTTGGGAAAAGACAATGAATCCTGA